The following coding sequences lie in one Isoptericola variabilis 225 genomic window:
- the rbfA gene encoding 30S ribosome-binding factor RbfA: MVDNPRARKLADRIKEIVARLLDTRIKDPRLGFVTITDVRVTGDLQNAAIFYTVYGTDEERAGTAAALESAKGLVRSEVGKQTGIRLTPTIEFHLDSVPETAAHLDAALLEAQRRDAELAALREGKGYAGEADPYRKPREGDEPDDDEL, from the coding sequence ATGGTCGACAACCCGCGGGCCCGCAAGCTCGCCGACCGCATCAAGGAGATCGTCGCGCGCCTGCTCGACACGCGGATCAAGGACCCGCGCCTCGGCTTCGTCACGATCACGGACGTGCGCGTGACCGGTGACCTGCAGAACGCCGCGATCTTCTACACCGTCTACGGCACCGACGAGGAGCGGGCCGGCACGGCGGCGGCGCTCGAGAGCGCCAAGGGGCTCGTCCGCTCGGAGGTCGGCAAGCAGACCGGCATCCGCCTCACGCCCACGATCGAGTTCCACCTCGACTCCGTCCCCGAGACGGCGGCGCACCTCGACGCCGCGCTGCTCGAGGCGCAGCGGCGCGACGCCGAGCTCGCCGCGCTGCGCGAGGGCAAGGGGTACGCGGGGGAGGCGGACCCGTACCGCAAGCCCCGCGAGGGCGACGAGCCCGACGACGACGAGCTCTGA
- the truB gene encoding tRNA pseudouridine(55) synthase TruB — translation MRSDERPPRRATAPDGLLVVDKPAGWTSHDVVGRCRRLAGTRKVGHAGTLDPMATGVLVVGVGRATRLLTYVVGADKAYDATIRLGVSTTTDDAEGEVVAASGTGDGVDDADLARAVAALTGEIRQVPTTVSAIKVDGRRAYARARAGEEVELAARPVTVHRFDVLEARAAATDDGVPVLDVDVSVVVSSGTYVRALARDLGAVLGTGGHLTALRRTRVGGYGLDQARTLAELEAQADADGVLATLPLADAARALFPVRDLTEAEARALGYGQWLAPSGTAGTVAAVGPDGTLVALLEDARRRGEDLARPVLVLAPAG, via the coding sequence GTGCGCAGCGACGAGCGGCCGCCGCGCCGTGCGACCGCGCCCGACGGCCTCCTCGTCGTCGACAAGCCCGCGGGCTGGACGAGCCACGACGTCGTCGGGCGCTGCCGGCGGCTCGCGGGGACGCGCAAGGTGGGCCACGCGGGCACGCTCGACCCCATGGCGACGGGCGTGCTCGTCGTCGGGGTCGGGCGGGCCACGCGCCTGCTCACCTACGTCGTGGGCGCCGACAAGGCGTACGACGCGACGATCCGGCTCGGCGTGAGCACCACGACGGACGACGCGGAGGGCGAGGTCGTCGCCGCCAGCGGCACGGGCGACGGCGTCGACGACGCGGACCTCGCCCGCGCGGTCGCCGCGCTCACCGGGGAGATCCGGCAGGTGCCCACCACGGTCAGCGCGATCAAGGTCGACGGCCGGCGCGCGTACGCGCGCGCCCGCGCGGGCGAGGAGGTCGAGCTCGCCGCGCGGCCCGTCACGGTGCACCGCTTCGACGTGCTGGAGGCGCGGGCCGCGGCGACCGACGACGGTGTACCGGTGCTCGACGTCGACGTGAGCGTCGTCGTCTCGTCCGGCACGTACGTGCGCGCGCTCGCGCGCGACCTCGGTGCCGTGCTCGGCACCGGCGGGCACCTCACCGCGCTGCGGCGCACGCGCGTCGGGGGCTACGGCCTCGACCAGGCACGGACGCTCGCCGAGCTCGAGGCGCAGGCCGACGCCGACGGCGTCCTGGCGACCCTGCCGCTCGCCGACGCGGCCCGGGCGCTCTTCCCCGTGCGCGACCTCACCGAGGCCGAGGCGCGCGCCCTCGGGTACGGGCAGTGGCTCGCGCCGTCGGGCACCGCGGGCACGGTCGCGGCCGTCGGCCCGGACGGCACGCTCGTCGCCCTGCTCGAGGACGCGCGCCGCAGGGGCGAGGACCTCGCCCGGCCGGTGCTCGTGCTCGCCCCGGCGGGCTGA
- a CDS encoding bifunctional riboflavin kinase/FAD synthetase: MQVFTDLSQVPEGFGPSVVTIGNFDGVHRGHQAVLGRIVELARAGGRAAVAVTFDPHPAVVHRPDSAPELLTGLDDRLELLAATGLDAVLVVEYTLDFAAQTPEEFVTRWLVEGLAARTVVVGHDVRFGKDNSGTLATMVELGGAHGFEVVAVDDVGECVPPSGTGRQRWSSSAVRALLAEGDVAQAADVLGRPHRVRGTVVHGDARGRELGFPTANLGGITGMVPADGVYAGRLLRPALAAAEPDHPDTRLPAAISIGTNPTFDGVERRVEAYVLDRDDLELYDEEVVLELVERLRPTLRFDGIEPLVAQMHDDVARARTILG, encoded by the coding sequence GTGCAGGTGTTCACGGACCTGAGCCAGGTCCCCGAGGGCTTCGGCCCGTCGGTCGTGACGATCGGCAACTTCGACGGCGTCCACCGGGGCCACCAGGCCGTGCTCGGCCGCATCGTCGAGCTCGCCCGCGCCGGCGGCCGGGCGGCCGTCGCCGTCACGTTCGACCCGCACCCCGCCGTCGTGCACCGGCCCGACAGCGCCCCCGAGCTCCTCACGGGCCTGGACGACCGGCTCGAGCTGCTCGCGGCCACCGGCCTCGACGCCGTGCTCGTCGTCGAGTACACGCTCGACTTCGCGGCGCAGACGCCCGAGGAGTTCGTCACCCGGTGGCTCGTCGAGGGGCTCGCGGCCCGCACGGTCGTCGTGGGCCACGACGTGCGCTTCGGCAAGGACAACTCGGGCACCCTCGCGACCATGGTCGAGCTCGGGGGAGCGCACGGCTTCGAGGTCGTCGCGGTCGACGACGTCGGCGAGTGCGTCCCGCCGTCGGGCACCGGGCGGCAGCGCTGGTCCTCCTCGGCGGTGCGCGCGCTGCTCGCCGAGGGCGACGTCGCGCAGGCCGCGGACGTGCTCGGCCGGCCCCACCGCGTGCGCGGCACGGTCGTGCACGGCGACGCGCGCGGGCGCGAGCTGGGCTTCCCGACCGCCAACCTCGGCGGCATCACGGGCATGGTCCCCGCCGACGGCGTCTACGCGGGCCGCCTGCTGCGCCCGGCGCTCGCGGCGGCCGAGCCGGACCACCCCGACACGCGGCTCCCGGCCGCGATCTCGATCGGCACGAACCCCACGTTCGACGGCGTCGAGCGCCGCGTCGAGGCGTACGTGCTCGACCGCGACGACCTCGAGCTGTACGACGAGGAGGTCGTGCTGGAGCTCGTCGAGCGCCTGCGCCCCACGCTGCGCTTCGACGGCATCGAGCCGCTCGTCGCGCAGATGCACGACGACGTCGCGCGGGCCCGCACGATCCTCGGCTGA
- the rpsO gene encoding 30S ribosomal protein S15 — MPLDAATKQSIMSEYATHEGDTGSPEVQIALLTQRIKDLTEHLKEHKHDHHSRRGLLLLVGQRRRLLGYLQKIDIERYRRLIERLGLRR, encoded by the coding sequence ATGCCGCTCGACGCTGCCACCAAGCAGTCCATCATGTCCGAGTACGCGACGCACGAGGGCGACACCGGCTCGCCCGAGGTGCAGATCGCGCTCCTCACGCAGCGCATCAAGGACCTGACCGAGCACCTCAAGGAGCACAAGCACGACCACCACAGCCGTCGTGGCCTGCTCCTGCTCGTCGGTCAGCGCCGTCGTCTCCTCGGCTACCTGCAGAAGATCGACATCGAGCGCTACCGCCGCCTCATCGAGCGCCTCGGTCTGCGTCGCTGA